From one Mucilaginibacter inviolabilis genomic stretch:
- a CDS encoding Rne/Rng family ribonuclease, whose translation MIKELIIDSSPNGATIALLQDKQLVELHKEQVSNNYTVGDIYLGRIKKIMPSLNAAFVDVGYEKDAFLHYLDLGPQVQSLLKLTKQVRSGGYQSKLLDGFKLEGDINKGGKISEILSKNQLIPVQIAKEPISTKGPRLSSDLSIAGRYVVLVPFSEAISISKKIKSNTERNRLRKVVESIKPKHFGVIIRTVSEGKGVDELQKDLLDLISKWESFITKLPSVEPSKKVLGEIGRTSTILRDILNPDFQHIYVNDNGMFEEIRSYIHEISPDMESIVRMHKHKEPIFEHFGVDKQIKGAFGKTVNLAGGAYLVIEHTEALHVIDVNSGNRTANKENQEENAYQVNKEAAKEIARQLRLRDMGGIVVIDFIDMHKPQNRKELFDYLRAEMQYDRAKHTILPPSKFGLVQITRQRVRPEMNIVTSEVCPTCNGTGTIRPTILLMDDIENNFNYILDEQNEKGITLCVHPYIEAYIKKGIYNRQMKWFVKYGQWIKVKSNPAYQITEFRFFSSKDEEIKL comes from the coding sequence TTGATAAAAGAATTAATTATCGATTCATCCCCAAACGGGGCTACCATTGCATTATTACAGGACAAACAACTCGTAGAACTTCATAAAGAGCAGGTCAGCAACAATTATACTGTTGGTGATATTTACCTTGGGCGTATCAAAAAGATTATGCCCAGTTTAAATGCAGCCTTTGTAGACGTTGGCTACGAGAAGGATGCCTTTTTGCATTATCTTGATCTTGGTCCGCAGGTACAAAGCCTGCTTAAATTAACCAAACAAGTACGTAGCGGGGGATACCAATCGAAGCTTTTGGACGGCTTTAAGCTGGAAGGTGATATCAATAAAGGAGGAAAGATCTCGGAGATATTATCAAAAAACCAACTTATACCGGTACAAATAGCTAAGGAACCTATATCAACCAAAGGACCACGTTTAAGTTCTGATCTTTCAATAGCCGGCCGTTATGTGGTATTAGTACCATTTTCGGAGGCTATCTCTATTTCCAAAAAAATAAAGAGCAATACAGAGCGAAATCGTTTACGGAAGGTTGTTGAAAGCATTAAGCCAAAGCATTTTGGCGTTATTATCCGTACTGTATCTGAAGGCAAAGGGGTTGATGAATTACAAAAAGACCTGCTTGATCTGATATCTAAATGGGAATCATTCATCACTAAGCTGCCGTCTGTTGAACCATCAAAAAAGGTTTTGGGCGAAATTGGGCGTACTTCAACTATCCTTAGGGATATACTGAATCCCGATTTTCAGCATATTTATGTGAATGATAATGGCATGTTCGAAGAAATTCGGTCATACATTCATGAAATATCACCTGATATGGAAAGTATAGTTCGTATGCATAAGCATAAGGAGCCTATATTTGAGCATTTTGGTGTTGATAAACAGATCAAGGGCGCGTTTGGAAAAACCGTTAACCTTGCCGGTGGCGCTTACCTGGTAATTGAACATACTGAGGCATTGCACGTTATTGACGTTAACAGCGGTAACCGTACAGCCAATAAGGAAAACCAGGAAGAGAATGCCTACCAGGTAAATAAAGAAGCGGCTAAAGAAATTGCTCGTCAGTTGCGCCTACGCGATATGGGCGGTATTGTGGTGATCGATTTTATTGATATGCACAAACCGCAAAACCGCAAGGAGCTATTTGATTATTTACGTGCCGAAATGCAGTACGATAGGGCCAAACATACCATTTTACCACCGAGTAAATTTGGTTTGGTTCAAATCACACGTCAGCGTGTAAGGCCCGAAATGAATATTGTTACCAGCGAAGTGTGCCCAACCTGTAATGGTACCGGTACCATCAGGCCAACCATTTTGCTGATGGATGATATTGAAAATAACTTCAATTATATATTGGACGAGCAAAACGAAAAGGGAATTACCCTATGTGTGCATCCATATATTGAAGCCTACATTAAAAAAGGCATTTACAACCGCCAAATGAAGTGGTTTGTTAAATATGGCCAATGGATCAAGGTTAAAAGCAATCCTGCTTACCAGATCACAGAATTCCGTTTCTTCTCGTCAAAAGACGAAGAAATAAAATTGTAA
- a CDS encoding acyloxyacyl hydrolase, which yields MNKFLSVIIGFVLFSLSAKAQDTGNSIEISGTSGIKTFSPEKNYLSGPLFGGELAYHINMADNKSDYIRILNIKSIDAVFSYRNMSHLILNHDQATKGLIGDTYGVLGRLEIGLLKINRTELLFTPGFGFLYATETHLTNSQNVIIGSHINLATQAGLKIFTPITQTTGIQAGVEVFHYSNGATKLPNNGINAFAYTLGIVQKLNQSGPVNESEAAPENKHFFEFGANIGSRGALNTNKSLYKEGFYMGYNYKFSPAFSIKLGTDAVYYNTVYNKITNTTQSFLDTFQSHATSYDRWRVGLAVGPDLWLGKLALMTGYGYYLHYDSFFPTKTYWTAGFKYFITPYLALQAKGYVHDTEADYVGYGFIFRVH from the coding sequence ATGAATAAATTTTTATCTGTTATTATTGGGTTTGTGTTATTCAGTCTTTCCGCAAAAGCGCAGGATACAGGAAATAGTATTGAAATAAGCGGTACTTCGGGCATTAAAACTTTTTCGCCAGAAAAAAATTATCTGAGTGGCCCATTATTTGGGGGCGAACTGGCTTACCATATTAATATGGCGGATAATAAAAGTGATTACATCCGGATACTAAACATTAAAAGTATTGATGCGGTATTTTCTTATCGCAATATGAGCCATTTAATACTAAACCATGATCAGGCAACCAAAGGCCTTATTGGTGATACTTATGGTGTACTGGGCCGATTAGAGATTGGCTTGCTTAAAATAAACCGTACGGAACTATTGTTTACCCCGGGATTTGGCTTCTTGTACGCCACCGAAACTCACCTAACCAATAGCCAAAACGTTATTATAGGCAGCCACATTAATTTAGCCACTCAGGCCGGTCTGAAGATATTTACCCCAATAACTCAAACCACAGGGATACAAGCAGGCGTTGAGGTTTTTCATTATTCCAATGGTGCAACTAAGCTGCCCAACAATGGTATAAATGCATTTGCCTACACACTGGGCATTGTACAAAAACTTAATCAGAGCGGACCGGTAAATGAAAGTGAAGCCGCTCCCGAGAATAAGCACTTTTTTGAGTTTGGCGCCAATATAGGCAGCCGGGGGGCGCTAAATACCAATAAAAGTCTTTATAAAGAAGGCTTTTACATGGGCTATAATTACAAGTTTAGCCCTGCATTTAGCATTAAACTGGGTACGGACGCGGTTTACTATAACACCGTTTATAATAAAATAACCAATACAACACAAAGCTTCCTGGATACTTTTCAGTCCCATGCCACCTCTTATGACCGTTGGAGAGTTGGCCTTGCAGTGGGCCCTGATTTGTGGTTGGGCAAACTGGCATTAATGACCGGCTATGGTTATTATTTACACTATGACAGCTTCTTCCCAACAAAAACCTACTGGACTGCCGGTTTTAAATACTTTATAACCCCTTATCTGGCCTTACAGGCTAAAGGGTATGTCCACGACACAGAAGCTGATTATGTTGGATATGGTTTCATATTCAGGGTTCATTAA
- the radA gene encoding DNA repair protein RadA, which translates to MAKTKIAYFCQSCGFESAKWLGKCPSCQQWNTFVEEIIDKGNTTSVPTWKVTSNTQQRANKPVQVADITFSEEHRMQTPDKEFNRVLGGGIVAGSLVLIGGEPGIGKSTLMLQLALNMPNLKVLYVSGEESERQIKMRAERLVTPEVLSQQSSVSSQKINIAAQSEINKGCFILTETSTQNIFKQIEALEPDLVVIDSIQTLHSSHIESTPGSVSQVRECTAEMLRFAKETSTPVFLIGHITKDGMIAGPKILEHMVDTVLQFEGDRHHVYRILRTVKNRFGSASELGIYEMLGEGLREVSNPSEILLSQRDEPLSGITISATLEGMRPMLIETQALVSTSAYGTPQRTATGFDTKRMSMLLAVLEKRCGFRLGAKDVFLNITGGIRVEDPAIDLGLAAAIISSHEDMPIPFKTCFAGELGLSGEIRAVNRVEQRIAEAQKLGFNQIFISKYNLPSAGQDKKRMDLSRYDIEIKIVSSIEEVFSQLFG; encoded by the coding sequence ATGGCTAAAACCAAAATTGCATACTTCTGCCAGAGCTGTGGCTTTGAATCGGCTAAGTGGCTGGGCAAGTGCCCTTCCTGCCAGCAATGGAATACTTTTGTTGAGGAAATTATTGACAAAGGTAATACCACCTCGGTGCCTACCTGGAAAGTTACTTCAAACACGCAGCAACGGGCCAATAAACCGGTTCAGGTGGCAGATATTACTTTTAGTGAAGAACATCGCATGCAAACGCCCGATAAGGAGTTTAACCGGGTTTTGGGCGGTGGTATAGTAGCCGGTTCTTTAGTGCTTATTGGCGGTGAACCTGGTATTGGTAAATCAACCCTGATGTTGCAATTGGCGCTCAATATGCCAAATCTGAAAGTGCTTTACGTATCGGGCGAAGAAAGTGAACGGCAGATTAAGATGCGGGCGGAAAGGTTGGTGACGCCAGAAGTTCTCAGTCAGCAGTCTTCAGTTAGCAGTCAAAAAATTAATATAGCGGCTCAATCCGAAATTAATAAAGGGTGTTTTATCCTAACAGAAACATCAACCCAGAACATCTTTAAACAAATAGAAGCCCTGGAGCCTGATCTGGTAGTGATTGACTCGATACAGACGCTTCATTCTTCCCATATCGAATCTACTCCCGGCAGCGTATCGCAAGTGCGTGAGTGTACCGCCGAGATGCTTCGTTTTGCTAAGGAGACATCAACCCCTGTATTCCTGATCGGGCATATTACCAAAGATGGTATGATTGCAGGCCCTAAAATATTGGAACATATGGTTGATACCGTTTTGCAATTTGAAGGCGACCGGCATCATGTTTACCGCATATTACGCACGGTAAAAAACCGGTTCGGTTCGGCATCGGAATTAGGTATTTACGAAATGCTGGGTGAAGGCTTAAGGGAAGTTTCCAACCCATCAGAAATATTATTGTCGCAACGGGATGAACCTTTAAGCGGTATTACCATATCTGCCACATTGGAGGGTATGCGACCGATGTTAATAGAAACGCAGGCATTGGTAAGTACATCTGCTTATGGTACGCCGCAACGCACCGCTACGGGCTTTGATACCAAACGGATGAGCATGTTGCTGGCTGTTCTGGAAAAACGCTGTGGTTTTAGACTGGGTGCCAAGGATGTGTTTTTAAATATTACCGGAGGTATCCGGGTTGAAGATCCAGCTATTGACCTGGGTTTAGCAGCAGCCATTATATCCTCACATGAGGATATGCCAATTCCCTTTAAAACTTGCTTTGCAGGTGAACTTGGACTATCAGGTGAGATAAGAGCAGTAAACCGGGTAGAGCAACGCATTGCCGAAGCACAAAAACTCGGTTTTAATCAGATATTTATATCCAAATATAATCTCCCATCAGCAGGGCAGGATAAAAAGCGGATGGATCTGTCGCGCTACGATATTGAAATAAAAATAGTGAGCAGCATTGAAGAGGTATTCAGCCAGCTTTTTGGATAG
- a CDS encoding NHL domain-containing protein has protein sequence MNKTLTKSIFFATSLLAVFLTVTSCNKSSSGISGTPPTLVTMDVTSTATGTGAYSGGLITTTLTQSLTGLGVCWSTSNQNPTTADSKTTDTATVLSYASKITGLTPKTTYYLRAYAISASGTVYGNTIQFTTSADLSALGGTVSTVAGSATTGFADGTGSNAVFDSPQGLSIDASGNIYVADSFNSAIRKVTPAGVVTTVSGTGSIGYVDGPVATAKFYAPQSLVADAAGNIYVADFGNNMIRKISANGTVSTLAGSGDAGYADGTGNKATFNSPRGLALDGQGNLYVADQGNNLIRKVTAAGVVTTIAGKTTAGYVDNATATTAQFNQPNGIALDAQGNIYVADLQNYAIRKITTAGVVTTVVGGLKLSALISNPGALAFDAKGNLFISDQNGRVLELTANKVLLTLAGKTATAGFVDGQGANALFNAPQGLVADASGNIWIADSNNNSIRKLVPPTGI, from the coding sequence ATGAACAAAACCTTAACTAAATCCATTTTTTTTGCTACAAGTCTGCTAGCTGTTTTTTTAACCGTCACCAGCTGTAACAAAAGCTCATCAGGCATATCGGGCACTCCACCTACTTTAGTAACCATGGATGTAACCTCCACGGCTACCGGCACGGGTGCATATAGCGGTGGATTAATTACCACAACCTTAACTCAAAGCCTAACGGGGCTTGGAGTATGCTGGAGCACAAGCAATCAAAACCCTACCACTGCCGACTCTAAAACTACCGACACCGCTACGGTACTGAGCTATGCCAGTAAAATAACCGGCTTAACTCCCAAAACAACATATTATTTAAGGGCTTATGCTATTAGTGCTTCCGGAACTGTATATGGTAATACTATTCAATTTACGACCAGTGCAGATCTGTCGGCCCTGGGAGGTACCGTGAGCACAGTTGCAGGCAGTGCAACTACTGGATTTGCGGACGGGACCGGTTCAAATGCGGTATTTGATAGTCCACAAGGACTAAGTATTGACGCCTCCGGGAATATTTACGTAGCGGATTCCTTTAACAGTGCTATTCGAAAAGTTACACCGGCCGGTGTAGTAACTACCGTATCTGGTACCGGAAGTATAGGTTACGTTGACGGCCCGGTTGCTACTGCTAAATTTTATGCACCACAAAGCCTGGTGGCCGATGCTGCCGGCAATATTTATGTAGCCGATTTTGGCAACAATATGATCCGTAAAATATCGGCAAATGGCACCGTAAGTACCCTTGCCGGAAGTGGTGATGCCGGTTATGCCGATGGCACAGGAAACAAAGCTACCTTTAACAGTCCGCGGGGTCTGGCACTGGATGGTCAAGGAAATTTATATGTGGCCGATCAGGGTAATAATCTTATCCGTAAGGTTACAGCAGCAGGTGTGGTAACTACTATAGCTGGCAAAACAACAGCCGGTTATGTTGACAATGCTACGGCAACAACCGCACAATTTAACCAGCCAAATGGCATTGCATTGGATGCTCAAGGCAATATTTATGTAGCAGATCTGCAAAACTATGCCATCCGCAAGATTACTACCGCCGGAGTAGTGACAACCGTTGTTGGCGGCCTTAAACTATCTGCGTTGATCAGCAACCCGGGAGCCCTTGCTTTTGATGCTAAAGGTAATTTATTCATAAGCGATCAAAACGGGCGTGTATTAGAGTTAACCGCCAATAAGGTTTTACTTACATTAGCAGGCAAAACAGCGACAGCAGGCTTTGTTGATGGACAAGGCGCTAACGCTCTATTTAATGCGCCACAGGGCCTTGTAGCTGATGCCAGCGGAAATATTTGGATAGCAGATAGCAACAATAACAGTATACGTAAACTTGTTCCGCCGACAGGAATATAA
- a CDS encoding DUF4920 domain-containing protein → MKFPIFLIALLVSSAVLAQQHTPLPHGMVYGTKPDTQAMMNATKLESFMGKKTRISTTIEGRVIRVIHEKGGWFELDAGGGKVITAHFKNYNVNIPADIARRVVIIEGVAQKQFIADDLQHLAGDTVTGKKQHQVKTNAKRKLTFEVKGLQVDK, encoded by the coding sequence ATGAAATTCCCCATATTTCTAATAGCCCTTTTAGTTTCATCTGCTGTTTTAGCGCAACAGCATACACCTTTACCACACGGTATGGTTTATGGCACAAAACCAGATACGCAGGCCATGATGAATGCAACAAAACTGGAAAGCTTCATGGGGAAAAAGACCCGGATCAGTACCACTATTGAGGGCCGGGTGATTAGGGTGATCCACGAAAAAGGTGGTTGGTTTGAGTTAGATGCAGGCGGAGGTAAAGTAATCACCGCGCATTTTAAAAATTATAATGTTAATATTCCAGCGGATATAGCCAGGCGCGTGGTAATTATTGAAGGGGTGGCACAAAAACAATTCATAGCCGATGATCTTCAACATCTGGCGGGTGATACAGTTACCGGGAAGAAACAACACCAGGTGAAAACTAATGCCAAAAGGAAGCTGACCTTTGAGGTAAAAGGATTGCAGGTGGATAAGTAA
- a CDS encoding YtxH domain-containing protein produces the protein MKVNSNSTQAFNLNNVDPEEIGDVLVKIERSFNIRLDDTSCKDVKTFGKLCDIVVEKVKQTNNDSCTTQQAFYKIRNAINSTISPPKELIKPQTKLADIFPRDTRLQVIAEIEREMGFKINLLQPKQGIVGTFLFVLLASAVGFFYQPVMALIGAIVAITGLMLAGKFGKELKVKTLGDLAEKVAREHYIKCRKDASTVNRNEISQKVKELFTADLYLEPSVLTRDAKF, from the coding sequence TTGAAAGTTAATTCGAATAGTACGCAGGCATTCAACCTGAATAATGTTGATCCTGAGGAGATAGGTGATGTTCTTGTAAAAATTGAAAGATCCTTTAATATCCGTTTAGACGACACATCCTGCAAGGATGTAAAAACCTTCGGCAAGCTTTGTGATATTGTGGTAGAGAAGGTAAAACAAACCAATAACGATAGCTGTACCACCCAACAGGCATTTTATAAAATACGTAACGCCATTAACTCTACTATTTCGCCTCCAAAAGAGTTAATAAAACCCCAAACCAAACTGGCTGATATTTTTCCCAGAGATACCCGTTTACAGGTAATTGCCGAGATTGAACGCGAAATGGGTTTCAAGATTAATCTTTTACAACCTAAACAGGGCATTGTAGGCACATTTCTATTTGTGCTTCTGGCATCAGCAGTTGGCTTCTTTTACCAGCCGGTAATGGCTTTGATCGGAGCCATTGTTGCCATAACAGGCTTAATGCTGGCCGGTAAATTTGGTAAGGAGCTCAAAGTAAAAACCCTGGGCGATCTGGCCGAAAAAGTGGCGCGTGAACATTATATCAAATGTCGTAAAGATGCCTCAACCGTTAACCGTAACGAGATATCGCAAAAAGTAAAAGAATTATTTACAGCCGATTTATACCTGGAACCATCCGTATTAACCCGCGACGCTAAGTTTTAA